The following are from one region of the Stanieria sp. NIES-3757 genome:
- a CDS encoding putative transposase, with the protein MRSLRQIVIEQSSQDIVYIDESGFEADTYRPYAWSTRGQNSDGERNGRRGTRTSLIAAKSAPPALRKPQRKDRASRGKKLLAPVLFSGSTNARWFNQWLQDHLIPELNPNSTLILDHAPFHRKNDVYKIAQEAGHSV; encoded by the coding sequence TTGAGAAGTTTACGTCAAATTGTTATCGAACAAAGTTCACAAGACATAGTATATATAGATGAGTCTGGTTTTGAAGCTGATACATATCGTCCCTATGCTTGGTCGACAAGAGGACAAAACTCTGATGGTGAACGAAATGGTAGAAGAGGAACTCGAACTAGTCTGATTGCAGCAAAAAGCGCACCGCCTGCGCTGAGGAAACCTCAGCGTAAAGACCGAGCAAGCAGAGGAAAAAAATTATTGGCTCCAGTGTTGTTTTCAGGTAGTACTAATGCTCGATGGTTCAATCAGTGGCTTCAAGATCATTTGATTCCTGAATTGAACCCCAATTCCACCTTGATTCTTGATCATGCTCCATTCCATCGTAAGAATGATGTGTACAAAATCGCTCAAGAGGCGGGTCATTCAGTTTGA
- a CDS encoding putative transposase: protein MTYSIDLRKRVVAFVRKGGSKAEASRRYEVSLWCVNDWCKRGDLTPKIVKRRKRKLDWEALARHIQEFPDALLRERAQYFGVRESAIWYANHQMKLTRKKNF from the coding sequence ATGACCTACAGTATTGATTTACGGAAACGGGTAGTAGCATTTGTTAGAAAAGGTGGTTCCAAAGCAGAAGCGTCAAGACGATACGAAGTAAGTCTATGGTGTGTAAATGATTGGTGTAAAAGAGGGGATTTGACTCCAAAAATAGTCAAAAGAAGAAAACGAAAACTAGACTGGGAAGCTCTTGCACGCCATATACAAGAATTTCCGGATGCTTTACTTAGAGAGCGCGCTCAATATTTTGGAGTAAGAGAAAGTGCGATTTGGTATGCGAATCACCAAATGAAATTGACTCGAAAAAAAAACTTTTAA
- a CDS encoding UDP-galactose 4-epimerase, with product MNKKILVTGGAGYIGSHTVKQLGESGYDIVIYDNLSTGSPSAILFGELIVGDLDDRQLLSQIFRTKNFDAVLHFAASISVPESIVNPLNYYANNTRNTLNLLQCCQEFGVNQFVFSSTAAVYGETKEYLVKESSPTVPVNPYGCSKLMSERIIQDYSKASNFKYVILRYFNVAGADHSGKIGQSSKKAAHLIKVGCDAALGRCNSVSIFGTDYPTPDGTGIRDYIHVEDLAIAHVKALAYLETNDESQILNCGYGQGYSVKEVLTKIKKISGVDFTVIETERRPGDPACVVAAADKIREVLGWQPQYNSLDTIVSTALAWEKKIAADLTWETSQLIQKHS from the coding sequence ATGAATAAAAAAATTTTAGTAACTGGTGGTGCAGGATATATTGGTTCTCATACAGTTAAACAATTGGGTGAATCTGGTTATGATATTGTCATTTATGATAATCTATCTACTGGTTCTCCCTCAGCAATACTTTTTGGAGAATTAATTGTTGGTGATCTTGACGATAGACAACTTTTATCTCAAATATTTAGAACCAAGAATTTTGATGCAGTTTTGCATTTTGCAGCAAGTATTTCCGTACCAGAATCGATTGTAAATCCACTAAATTATTATGCTAATAATACTCGTAATACTTTAAATTTATTACAGTGCTGTCAAGAGTTTGGTGTCAATCAATTTGTATTTTCTAGTACTGCTGCTGTCTACGGTGAAACTAAAGAATATTTAGTCAAAGAATCATCGCCCACTGTGCCAGTCAATCCTTATGGATGTTCCAAATTAATGAGCGAAAGAATTATTCAAGATTACAGTAAAGCTTCAAATTTTAAATATGTAATCTTACGTTATTTCAATGTAGCAGGAGCAGATCATTCTGGTAAAATTGGTCAATCAAGTAAAAAAGCTGCTCATTTAATTAAAGTTGGTTGCGATGCAGCTTTAGGTCGTTGTAATTCAGTAAGTATTTTTGGTACTGATTATCCTACTCCTGATGGAACAGGAATTCGCGATTATATTCATGTAGAAGATTTGGCGATCGCTCATGTCAAGGCTTTAGCTTATTTAGAAACCAATGATGAAAGTCAAATTCTTAATTGCGGTTATGGTCAAGGATACAGCGTTAAAGAAGTTTTAACTAAAATCAAAAAGATTTCTGGTGTAGATTTTACCGTAATTGAGACAGAAAGAAGACCTGGAGATCCTGCCTGTGTAGTTGCTGCTGCGGATAAAATTCGTGAAGTTTTAGGTTGGCAACCTCAATATAATTCTTTAGATACAATTGTTAGTACAGCTTTGGCTTGGGAAAAAAAGATTGCAGCCGATTTAACGTGGGAAACAAGTCAATTAATTCAAAAACATTCCTGA
- a CDS encoding WD-40 repeat protein, with protein MQWLGRNHLSFKTQSLVAITAILLSLSNFLVQAQEVPSVEKKTPETKVKTIPDPTIITSSQSWRQVELVHTLPQHQTAVDSLLFTPDSQMLISGGGTNDPEMRFWSVSTGEKLTQVRAQRTAILAMAISRDGKILISGGEDAGINFWDWETGKYQTTLLSHQNSVTALAITPDNQVLVSGGLDGIKVWNLAYSPQRPIYTLAEIGNPTNAIALSPNGYLLASGNGDGIVKFWNLRTGTLVSEFSPHQETISGLAFTEDGNSLITASHDRTIKIWDLASGQLLKTLQGHTGMIRAIALHPDGQMLASGGNDGIFLWNLQNGEVITKLKDHRNWIQSLAFSPNGKYLASGGFDAMVKIWTGVASINNQ; from the coding sequence ATGCAATGGCTGGGTAGAAATCATTTGAGTTTTAAAACACAGTCTTTAGTTGCTATAACTGCTATTTTATTAAGTTTAAGCAATTTTTTAGTACAAGCTCAAGAAGTGCCTTCTGTTGAAAAAAAAACACCTGAAACTAAAGTAAAAACTATTCCTGACCCCACTATAATAACTAGTTCTCAATCTTGGCGCCAAGTCGAGTTAGTGCATACTTTACCACAGCATCAAACAGCAGTTGATTCTTTACTTTTTACTCCTGATAGTCAAATGCTGATTAGTGGTGGAGGTACAAACGATCCAGAGATGAGATTTTGGTCAGTCTCGACAGGAGAAAAATTAACTCAAGTCCGCGCCCAACGTACCGCCATCCTTGCAATGGCAATAAGTCGAGATGGTAAAATTTTGATTAGTGGCGGAGAAGATGCGGGCATTAATTTCTGGGATTGGGAAACAGGTAAATATCAAACAACTTTGCTATCTCATCAAAATAGCGTCACTGCTTTGGCGATCACACCTGATAATCAAGTTTTAGTTAGTGGTGGCTTAGATGGGATTAAAGTATGGAATTTAGCTTATTCTCCTCAACGTCCAATTTATACTTTAGCTGAAATTGGTAATCCTACTAATGCGATCGCTCTCAGTCCTAATGGTTATCTTTTGGCTAGTGGCAATGGGGATGGCATAGTTAAATTTTGGAATTTGCGGACAGGAACTTTAGTTTCTGAGTTTTCTCCCCATCAAGAAACTATTAGTGGATTAGCCTTTACTGAGGATGGTAACAGTTTAATTACGGCTAGTCACGACCGTACTATTAAAATATGGGATTTAGCTTCAGGACAACTGTTAAAAACATTACAAGGACATACAGGTATGATTAGAGCGATCGCACTTCATCCCGATGGACAAATGTTAGCTAGTGGTGGCAATGATGGTATTTTTCTGTGGAATTTGCAAAACGGAGAAGTCATTACAAAGCTGAAAGATCATCGTAATTGGATCCAGTCTCTAGCTTTTAGTCCGAATGGGAAGTATCTTGCTAGTGGTGGTTTTGACGCAATGGTTAAAATTTGGACTGGAGTTGCAAGTATTAATAATCAGTAA
- a CDS encoding valyl-tRNA synthetase, whose translation MTATTPILSAQYDPTDTEAKWQKYWEEQEVFKADPNHSGEPYCIVIPPPNVTGSLHMGHAFEHSLIDTLIRYHRMIGRNTLWLPGTDHASIAVSAILDNQLKAEGTTRYEIGRETYLAKAWQWKEESGSTILNQLRRIGVSVDWSRSRFTMDEGLSDAVKKAFIQLHEEGLIYRGNYLVNWCPATQSAVSDLEVENQEVDGHLWHFRYPLSDGSGYVEVATTRPETMLGDTGVAVNPNDDRYKNLIGKTLTLPIIGREIPIFADKLVDPEFGTGCVKVTPAHDPNDFEMGQRHNLPFINIMNKDGTLNENAGEFEGQDRFVARKNVVKKLEELGVLVKVEDYKHSVPYSDRGKVPVEPLLSTQWFVKIEPLATKALAFLDERDSPHYVPDRWKKVYRDWLVKLKDWCISRQLWWGHQIPAWYVVSETGGEITDATPYLVAYEESEAQQKAIAEYGENIQLEQDPDVLDTWFSSGLWPFSTMGWPQETVDLKTYYPTTTLVTGFDIIFFWVARMTMMAGHFTNQMPFQDVYIHGLVLDEKGQKMSKSKNNGIDPLLMIDKYGADALRYTLIKKVAGAGQNISFDYDRQTDESSSVEASRNFANKLWNAARFVMMNLDGKTPQQLGEPNSENLELCDRWSLSRYHQVVKQTRNYIEAYGLGEAANELYDFIWGEFCDWYIELVKTRLWQDKTSESRYIAQQTLAYVLEGILKLLHPFMPHITEEIWQTLTQVEGKKVLALQTYPEIQTILINPELEQDFELIFGLIRTIRNLRAEAGIKPGTKITVILQTENSQEIQTIESGKTYIQDLAKVEQLKLTPSLTEDHGQAIAGVIGTIQTLIPLTGIVDIAALRSKLEKNLAKVEAEVKSLSGRLSNPGFVNKAPAEVVQRAKEALAEAEKQAEILRERLNRLK comes from the coding sequence ATGACCGCAACTACACCAATTCTATCTGCTCAATACGATCCTACTGATACCGAAGCCAAATGGCAAAAATACTGGGAAGAACAAGAAGTCTTTAAAGCCGATCCCAATCATTCAGGCGAACCCTATTGTATTGTCATTCCACCACCGAATGTTACAGGTAGTCTGCACATGGGACACGCTTTTGAACATTCTTTGATTGATACGCTGATTCGCTATCACAGAATGATCGGACGTAATACCCTCTGGTTACCTGGTACGGATCACGCTAGTATTGCGGTGAGTGCTATTTTGGATAATCAGCTAAAAGCGGAAGGGACAACTCGTTACGAAATTGGCAGAGAAACTTATTTAGCTAAAGCTTGGCAGTGGAAAGAAGAGTCAGGCAGTACTATTCTTAACCAATTAAGAAGAATTGGGGTTTCGGTTGATTGGTCGCGATCGCGATTTACGATGGATGAGGGTTTATCTGATGCTGTCAAAAAAGCTTTTATTCAACTCCACGAAGAAGGTTTAATTTATCGGGGTAATTATTTAGTTAATTGGTGTCCTGCTACTCAGTCGGCAGTTTCGGATCTAGAAGTAGAAAATCAAGAAGTAGATGGACATCTTTGGCATTTCCGCTATCCCCTCAGTGATGGTAGTGGCTATGTCGAGGTAGCAACAACTCGTCCAGAAACGATGTTGGGTGATACGGGGGTAGCAGTTAATCCTAACGACGATCGCTATAAAAATTTAATTGGTAAGACTTTAACTCTACCAATTATAGGAAGAGAGATTCCGATTTTTGCGGATAAATTAGTCGATCCTGAATTTGGTACTGGTTGTGTTAAAGTAACTCCCGCCCACGATCCGAACGATTTTGAGATGGGACAAAGGCATAACTTGCCCTTCATCAATATCATGAATAAGGACGGTACTCTTAATGAAAATGCAGGAGAGTTTGAGGGACAGGATCGCTTTGTTGCCCGTAAAAACGTTGTTAAGAAGTTAGAAGAATTAGGTGTATTAGTTAAGGTAGAAGATTATAAACACAGCGTTCCCTACAGCGATCGCGGTAAAGTTCCAGTTGAACCGCTTCTTTCTACTCAATGGTTTGTCAAAATCGAACCTTTAGCAACTAAAGCTTTAGCTTTCTTAGATGAACGAGATTCTCCCCATTACGTACCCGATCGCTGGAAAAAAGTCTATCGTGATTGGTTGGTAAAATTAAAGGACTGGTGTATCTCACGTCAGTTGTGGTGGGGTCATCAAATTCCTGCTTGGTATGTCGTCTCGGAAACAGGGGGCGAGATTACCGATGCTACTCCTTATCTTGTTGCTTACGAGGAATCAGAAGCGCAACAGAAAGCTATTGCCGAATACGGGGAAAATATTCAATTAGAACAAGATCCTGATGTTCTTGATACCTGGTTTTCTTCTGGTTTATGGCCCTTCTCTACAATGGGTTGGCCTCAAGAAACCGTCGATCTCAAAACCTATTATCCTACTACTACTCTAGTTACTGGTTTTGATATTATCTTTTTCTGGGTAGCTAGAATGACTATGATGGCGGGACATTTTACCAATCAAATGCCTTTTCAGGATGTCTATATTCACGGGTTGGTATTGGATGAAAAAGGACAAAAAATGTCCAAATCCAAAAATAATGGCATCGATCCCTTATTAATGATTGATAAATATGGTGCGGATGCGCTGCGCTACACCTTAATTAAAAAAGTAGCAGGTGCAGGACAAAATATTAGCTTTGATTATGACCGCCAAACCGATGAATCATCTTCTGTCGAAGCCTCTCGTAACTTCGCCAACAAGCTTTGGAATGCTGCTAGATTTGTGATGATGAATCTAGACGGCAAAACACCGCAACAGTTGGGCGAACCAAATTCAGAAAATTTGGAATTATGCGATCGCTGGAGCTTATCTCGTTATCATCAAGTAGTTAAACAAACCAGAAACTACATCGAAGCTTATGGTTTAGGTGAAGCTGCTAACGAACTCTATGATTTTATTTGGGGTGAATTTTGTGACTGGTATATCGAACTAGTTAAAACTCGACTTTGGCAAGACAAAACTTCTGAATCTCGTTACATTGCCCAGCAAACCTTAGCTTATGTTTTAGAAGGTATTCTCAAACTCCTTCATCCCTTCATGCCTCATATTACCGAAGAAATTTGGCAGACTCTCACCCAAGTAGAGGGGAAAAAAGTACTTGCTTTACAAACCTACCCTGAAATTCAAACAATTCTAATTAATCCCGAACTAGAGCAAGATTTTGAACTAATTTTTGGTTTGATTCGCACTATTCGTAATTTAAGGGCAGAAGCGGGCATTAAACCAGGAACTAAAATCACTGTAATCTTACAAACGGAAAATTCTCAAGAAATTCAGACAATTGAATCAGGGAAAACTTACATCCAAGATTTAGCCAAAGTTGAACAACTGAAACTTACTCCAAGCTTAACAGAAGATCATGGTCAAGCTATTGCTGGTGTAATTGGAACCATTCAAACCTTAATTCCTTTGACAGGTATTGTTGATATTGCTGCACTTCGTAGTAAATTAGAGAAAAATTTAGCTAAAGTAGAAGCAGAAGTGAAATCTTTATCTGGTCGTTTGAGCAACCCAGGCTTTGTTAATAAAGCACCAGCCGAAGTAGTCCAAAGAGCAAAAGAAGCCCTGGCAGAAGCAGAAAAACAAGCAGAGATTTTACGAGAACGATTAAACCGTCTGAAGTAA
- the pyrD_2 gene encoding dihydroorotate dehydrogenase: protein MLNFAKSFYPLLLFAAKNDPETAHRQLLDLLNQLQKSEHSTWGKLTLQQLEKSFSCQSDRLKQQLWGLNFNNPLGLAPGFDKDGVAAGVWSSFGFGFAELGAVTFHAQSGNPRPRLFRLPLDHAALNRMGANNLGAAVMADTLEQTWQAKPRQIPIGINLCKSKITSLEAAAGDYLESFLLLNELADYFVVNVSSPNTPGLRQLQAGEQLEPILATLQTANEAQKPILIKIAPDLDWDAIAQVIDLVKTYRLAGIVATNTTIRRDGLKTSILPATGNHIKDEAGGISGVPIKQRSTEVIRFIWQQTDGSIPIIGVGGIFNAEDAWEKIIAGASLLQVYTGWVYEGPWLVPNVLNGLLAKLDQYNLPNLSAAVGLEHR from the coding sequence ATGCTAAATTTCGCTAAATCTTTTTATCCTTTACTACTTTTTGCTGCTAAAAACGATCCAGAAACTGCTCACCGTCAACTTCTCGATCTACTCAATCAATTGCAAAAATCCGAGCATAGTACTTGGGGAAAGTTAACTTTACAACAATTAGAAAAATCGTTTTCTTGTCAAAGCGATCGCTTAAAACAACAGCTTTGGGGACTAAATTTTAACAATCCCCTAGGTTTAGCTCCAGGATTCGACAAAGATGGTGTAGCAGCAGGGGTTTGGTCTAGTTTTGGCTTTGGTTTTGCTGAATTAGGAGCAGTTACTTTTCATGCTCAATCAGGTAATCCTCGTCCTCGTTTGTTTCGTTTACCATTAGATCACGCTGCCTTAAATCGCATGGGAGCCAATAATTTGGGTGCAGCCGTGATGGCAGATACTTTAGAACAAACTTGGCAAGCAAAACCACGTCAAATTCCAATTGGCATCAACTTATGTAAATCCAAAATTACTTCTTTAGAAGCAGCAGCAGGAGATTATTTAGAAAGTTTTTTACTGCTCAATGAGTTGGCAGATTATTTTGTGGTTAATGTCAGTTCTCCCAATACCCCTGGTTTGCGACAGTTACAAGCAGGGGAGCAACTAGAGCCGATCCTAGCGACTTTACAAACAGCTAATGAAGCACAAAAACCGATTTTAATTAAAATTGCACCCGATTTAGATTGGGATGCGATCGCGCAAGTAATAGATTTGGTCAAAACCTATCGTTTGGCCGGAATTGTGGCTACTAATACGACTATCCGCCGTGATGGTTTGAAGACAAGCATTCTTCCTGCAACAGGCAATCATATTAAAGACGAAGCAGGCGGAATTAGCGGTGTACCAATTAAACAAAGATCGACAGAGGTAATTCGGTTTATTTGGCAGCAAACTGACGGATCGATTCCAATTATTGGTGTAGGTGGTATTTTTAATGCTGAAGATGCTTGGGAAAAGATTATTGCTGGTGCTAGTCTGCTACAAGTTTACACGGGTTGGGTTTATGAAGGTCCTTGGTTAGTACCAAATGTGTTAAATGGTTTGTTAGCTAAATTAGACCAATATAATTTACCTAATCTTTCAGCAGCAGTGGGATTAGAACATCGGTAA
- a CDS encoding hypothetical protein (protein of unknown function UPF0075): MKVIGLISGTSVDGIDAALVDIEGKEEDLQVKLLAGHTYPYPEELRKEILAVCGGKSLSVEQLAQLDDAIATQFALAAQSIQSEHPQAELIGSHGQTVFHRPPIAQTAHEPFQLGYSLQLGRGAVIANLTGLPTVNNFRQADLAVGGQGAPLVSKIDACLLSHPTKSRAIQNLGGIGNVTYLPANHELNWIQQVCGWDTGPGNALLDLAVQRLTNGRQTYDHDGSWAAQGTPCTKLVSQWLKQDFFAQPPPKSTGRELFGEVYLDQCWQDAQTEKLELADWLATLTELTVASIAHSYRHFLPQIPDEVILCGGGSRNFYLRQRLQAELTSTQILTTDELDINGDFKEAIAFAVLAYWRFYCSIPGNLPQVTGATQAALLGEVNYPITNQNSCSD; encoded by the coding sequence ATGAAAGTTATTGGTTTAATAAGCGGTACCTCTGTAGATGGTATTGATGCTGCTTTAGTAGACATTGAGGGAAAAGAAGAAGATTTACAGGTAAAACTTTTAGCAGGTCATACTTATCCTTATCCCGAAGAACTAAGGAAGGAAATTTTAGCAGTTTGTGGCGGAAAATCTTTATCTGTAGAGCAATTAGCTCAATTAGATGATGCGATCGCAACTCAATTTGCCCTTGCTGCCCAATCAATTCAAAGCGAACATCCCCAAGCGGAATTAATTGGTTCTCACGGTCAAACTGTATTTCATCGACCCCCGATTGCTCAAACCGCTCACGAACCATTTCAACTTGGTTATAGTTTACAACTCGGAAGAGGTGCAGTAATTGCTAATTTAACTGGTCTGCCTACTGTTAATAATTTTCGTCAAGCAGATTTGGCGGTAGGAGGACAAGGCGCACCTTTAGTTTCTAAAATCGACGCTTGTTTACTATCCCACCCCACTAAATCTAGAGCAATTCAGAATCTTGGTGGAATTGGTAACGTCACTTATCTACCAGCTAATCATGAGTTAAACTGGATTCAACAAGTCTGCGGTTGGGATACAGGTCCTGGTAATGCACTCTTGGATTTGGCAGTACAACGATTAACAAATGGTCGTCAAACCTATGATCACGATGGTAGTTGGGCTGCTCAAGGTACTCCGTGTACTAAGTTAGTTTCTCAGTGGTTAAAACAAGATTTTTTTGCTCAACCACCACCGAAATCTACGGGAAGAGAACTATTTGGAGAAGTTTATCTAGACCAATGTTGGCAAGACGCTCAAACCGAAAAACTTGAGCTAGCCGACTGGTTAGCGACTTTGACTGAATTAACTGTTGCTTCAATTGCTCACAGTTATCGTCATTTCTTACCGCAAATACCTGATGAAGTAATCCTTTGTGGAGGTGGTAGTCGTAATTTTTATCTGAGACAAAGACTGCAAGCTGAGTTAACATCGACACAGATATTAACTACAGATGAGTTAGACATAAATGGAGATTTTAAAGAAGCGATCGCTTTTGCTGTCTTGGCTTATTGGCGATTCTACTGTTCAATTCCTGGTAATTTACCTCAAGTCACTGGTGCAACTCAGGCAGCATTATTAGGTGAGGTTAATTATCCAATTACCAATCAGAATAGTTGTTCTGATTAA
- a CDS encoding serine/threonine protein kinase: MNKDSNHGRILANRYQLAELVGEGAMGRVYRAKDTVLGGVTVAVKFLSQALLNNNMRDRFEREATISALLGEKSIHVVRVKDYGVDEHNIPFYVMEFLSGEDLDSLLRYQPLSLSRFLTVTRHICLALESAHQGILFNGELCTIIHRDIKPSNIIIIQDPTLGEIAKILDFGIAKLILADASQTQSFMGTLAYCSPEQMEGKELDHRSDIYSLGIMMYEMLTTDMPILPQNSSFGGWYQAHHDFHPEPFDPSLNIPQELQDLVIRCMAKVRENRPQNVREILNILDSLQQKNNSNKIHFNSFPAPKLNAADFQADETISNVPFVTLNSEQDRTVEGLPSLTEICLQIRWPNNKPLQKIVFSDLINTPLGDIPSIFVMLDSRDINKRISSIRYNQFLYLNNPHPMLLWITLLFHRDLGPRWLPCYIDLKSSKGQKLVRTLSNVSSYRILFFAIDRGSQCQNALALKVNAHNCNMLKQWANNSQITPSISNPRNSKEILRRELEKIKPKILLKMETNYTNIAKDMS, encoded by the coding sequence ATGAATAAAGATTCTAACCATGGTCGTATATTAGCCAACCGTTACCAACTCGCCGAATTAGTCGGGGAAGGTGCAATGGGCAGGGTATACCGTGCTAAGGATACTGTACTTGGGGGAGTAACTGTTGCAGTAAAGTTTTTATCTCAGGCTTTATTAAATAATAATATGCGCGATCGCTTTGAACGAGAAGCGACTATTTCGGCATTGTTAGGAGAAAAAAGTATTCATGTAGTTAGAGTTAAAGATTATGGCGTAGACGAACATAATATTCCTTTTTACGTAATGGAATTTTTATCAGGAGAAGATTTAGATAGTCTTCTTCGTTATCAACCTCTTTCTTTATCTCGATTTTTAACTGTTACTCGTCATATTTGTTTAGCTTTAGAATCTGCTCATCAAGGCATTCTGTTTAATGGAGAATTATGTACCATTATTCATCGAGATATCAAACCTAGTAATATTATTATTATTCAAGACCCTACTTTAGGGGAAATAGCGAAAATTTTAGATTTTGGTATTGCTAAATTAATTTTAGCTGATGCTTCTCAGACTCAATCTTTTATGGGAACTTTAGCTTATTGTTCTCCAGAACAGATGGAAGGCAAAGAGTTAGATCATCGTTCGGATATTTATAGTCTGGGCATCATGATGTATGAAATGTTAACTACAGATATGCCTATCTTGCCTCAAAACTCTTCTTTTGGAGGTTGGTATCAAGCTCATCATGATTTTCATCCAGAACCTTTCGATCCGAGTTTAAATATACCTCAAGAATTGCAAGATTTAGTCATTCGTTGTATGGCTAAAGTTAGAGAAAATCGACCTCAAAATGTTCGAGAAATTTTAAATATCCTTGATTCCCTTCAGCAAAAGAATAACAGTAATAAAATTCACTTTAATTCTTTCCCTGCGCCTAAACTTAATGCTGCTGATTTTCAGGCAGATGAAACAATTAGTAATGTTCCCTTTGTAACTCTAAATTCTGAACAAGACCGCACTGTTGAAGGGTTACCTTCTTTAACAGAAATTTGTTTACAAATTCGTTGGCCAAATAATAAACCCTTACAAAAAATTGTTTTTTCTGATTTAATTAATACTCCTTTGGGAGATATTCCAAGTATTTTTGTGATGCTAGATTCTCGAGATATTAATAAACGAATTTCTAGTATTCGCTACAATCAATTTTTATATTTAAATAATCCTCATCCAATGTTGTTATGGATAACTCTTTTATTTCACAGAGATTTAGGTCCTCGTTGGCTACCTTGTTACATAGATCTTAAATCTTCTAAAGGACAAAAATTAGTCCGCACTTTATCAAATGTGAGTTCTTATCGAATTTTATTTTTTGCAATTGATCGAGGCAGTCAATGTCAAAATGCTTTAGCTTTAAAAGTTAATGCTCATAACTGTAATATGCTTAAACAATGGGCGAATAATTCTCAAATTACTCCTAGTATTAGTAATCCGCGAAATTCAAAAGAAATTTTACGAAGAGAGTTAGAAAAAATTAAACCCAAAATATTATTAAAAATGGAAACAAACTATACAAATATAGCTAAAGATATGTCATAA
- a CDS encoding ABC exporter ATP-binding subunit, DevA family: protein MNNQTLTIKHQISTLNPVIDIKKLDHFFGKGALKKQILFEINLTLYSGEVVILKGPSGSGKTTLLTLMGGLRSPQSGSLQVLGQELVGAKQKQLVEIRRNIGYIFQAHNLLKSLNARQNVQMSVELHDHLSASEIKEKSIAMLEAVGLGDRVDYYPHDLSGGQKQRVAIARALVSQPKLVLADEPTAALDSKSGRDVVDLMQKLAKEQGCTILIVTHDNRILDVADRIIELEDGRITVNC, encoded by the coding sequence ATGAACAATCAAACCTTAACTATCAAGCATCAAATATCAACGCTCAATCCAGTAATTGATATCAAAAAACTTGACCACTTTTTTGGCAAAGGTGCATTAAAAAAACAAATTTTATTTGAAATTAATTTAACTCTTTATTCAGGGGAAGTAGTAATTTTAAAAGGGCCATCGGGTTCAGGAAAAACTACTTTATTAACTTTAATGGGAGGATTGCGATCGCCTCAATCAGGCAGTCTACAAGTTTTGGGACAAGAATTAGTTGGTGCTAAACAAAAACAATTAGTCGAAATTAGAAGAAACATTGGTTATATTTTCCAAGCACATAATCTTTTAAAATCTCTAAATGCTAGACAAAATGTACAGATGTCTGTGGAGTTACACGATCATTTATCAGCATCAGAAATCAAAGAAAAATCTATTGCTATGTTAGAAGCAGTAGGATTAGGTGATCGAGTTGATTATTATCCCCATGATTTATCTGGTGGACAAAAACAGCGAGTAGCGATCGCTCGTGCCTTAGTTTCTCAACCTAAATTAGTTTTAGCCGATGAACCAACGGCAGCTTTAGATAGTAAATCAGGTCGGGATGTAGTGGATTTGATGCAAAAATTAGCCAAAGAACAAGGTTGTACTATTTTAATAGTTACCCATGATAATCGAATTTTGGATGTTGCTGATCGAATTATTGAATTAGAAGATGGTCGGATTACTGTTAATTGTTAA